DNA sequence from the bacterium genome:
GGCGAAGACCACCAGCGCCGCCAGCAACGTCACCAGGCGCGCGGCGCGGCCGTCGCCGCGCACCAGGGCCGCCGCGGCCCAGGCCAGCACCGCCGCCGCCAGCTTGTTGTCGGTGAGGTCCTCGCCGAACGGCCACCCGGTCCAGTACGCCCCGAAGGCGTACTTCTGGACCAGGGGCCCCAGGAGCAGGCCGCCGACGGCCAGCAGCCCCAGCGTCCGTCGCGCCAGGCGCGACCGCCCCGCGCCGCCGAACGCGGCCTCCAGGCCCGCGCGGTTGGACCAGAGCATCCCGAGGAACATCAAGAGGATGTGGGGCGCCAGCACCCAGGGCGGCACGTCGCCCTTGAACCGCGCGACCACGGCCCGGTCGGCCGGCAGGTCCAGGGCCTCGTCGCCCCGCGTCAGCCGCACCCGGTACTCCAGCTTGCCGGCCGAGGGCTGCGTCGGCAACTGCGCGGCCAGCCTCCCCTCGCCGTCGCGCGCCAGGGGCAGCGCGCGCCAGGGCTCGTCCGTCGGGAAGCGGCGCCAGCGGACCTCGCCGGCGACCTGCGGGTCATCGGCGCGGACGCGCACGGGCAGGTCCCCCGAGACGCTGTGGGTCCGCGCCAGCCGCGCGCGGACGGGTTCGCCGGCCAGCTCGGCGCGCACGCGCACCGGGTAGGAAGGGCCGGTCAACCTCTGGTAGAGGGCCGAGGCCAGGGTCACGACAACGGCGAGGATCCACAGGGTCCGGGTGCTCAAGGTCCGCTCCTCCCGACTGCAGGTGTCGCTGGAAAATAGCGCGTCCGCCGCCGGGAATCATCCCCCGATTGACCGCTTCCGCCGAATCGCCTAGATTCCGCAGATGCACCCGACCGCCGGGGCGCCGCGCCCCGGCCCGCATCCGGCCGCAATCCGTGGAGGAACCGATGGCTGCGAACACGGCAACCGCGAAGGGCCAGCCCGCTGGCCTGAGACCCCTGTTCTTCACGGAGATGTGGGAGCGCCTCGGCTTCTACCTGATGCTCGGCATCCTGCTGCTGTACATCACCGACTCCGAGCGCGGCGGCCTGGGCTTCTCGACGAAGCTGGCCGCCGAGATCTACGGCACCTACATGGCCTTCGTCTACTTCACGCCCTTCATCGGCGGCATGATCGCCGACCGCTTCCTGGGCTTCCGCCGCTCCGTCTTCATCGGCGGCCTGCTGATGGCGGCCGGCTACTTCTGCCTCGGCGTGCGCAGCCTGCCGACGTTCTACGCCGGGCTGACGCTGCTCTGCCTGGGCAACGGCCTGTTCAAGCCCAACATCTCGGCCATGGTCGGCAACCTCTACACGCCGGACGACCCGCGCCGCGATTCCGGCTTCAACATCTTCTACATGGGCATCAACATCGGCGCCTCGCTGTCGGCGCTGCTGTCGGCCCCGCTGCGCAACCTGTGGTCGTTCAACCTGGCCTTCACCGCCGCCGGCGTGGGCCTGCTGATCGGCGTCGTGATCCTGTCGTTCAACTGGCGCCAGCTCGCCAAGGCCGACCGCCAGACCGAGCGCAGCGCCGACGACATCTCCTTCAAGCAGGTGATCCTGACGATCCTGCTGCCGGCCGGCGCGTTCGGCGTCATCGGCTACTTCATCGGCGGCCGGATCCCGTTCATCCAGAACACCGTCGGCGCCATCACCTGCGGCTTCATCGTGGGCATGCTGCCGGTGATCACCTACTTCGCGCTCATCGTCCGCCGCGCCTCCCCCGCCGAGAAGCCGGGCCTGACGGCCCTGATCCCGGTCTACGTCGCCGGCGGCGCCTTCTTCATGATCCTGCACCTCAGCGGCGGCCTGATGACCGTGTTCGCCGAGCGCAACACCGACCGCCGCGCCGAGTGGATCCCCACGGCCACCGAGTTCTACGCCCAGAAGGCCATGCCCTCCTACTTCAGCAACGCCGGCGCGGAGCTGCCGCGCCCCGACGAGCGCACGCTCCTGACGGTGACCGCCGAGGACGAGGCCATGTTCGGCGCCCGCATCCTCAGCGACCGTCTCGTGCTCACCCTGGGCGCCGACGCCGGCCTGCGCGTGCTGCAGGCCGAGTCCGTTCCCGTCGACCAGCGCTTCCTCGCCTGCAAGGTCGTCGCCGCCTCCGACGTGAAGATCTCCACCGGCACCGACGCCCACGGCGTGCCGACCACCACCGCCAAGGCCGCCGAGGGCGCGGCGGTCCTGGACGAGGTGGTCGTGGCCCGGGCCATCGACGGCCGCGACGTGCCGGTGCTGCTGGTCTCCCCCGCCACCCGCGAGGCCGTCTACAAACGCGCCGACGCCGGCACCCCGACCCTGCCGCCGGGCAAGTACGTGCGCCTGATCAACGCCGAGATGCTGACCGGCCTGCTCAACCCCCTGTTCGTGGTGCTGATGACCCCGGTGATCGTGGCCTTCTTCACCCGCCTGGCGACGCGCGGGCGCGCGGTCACCACGGCCCGCAAGATCTTCATCGGCATGCTCATCACCACCGCCTCGCTGCTGATCATCGCCCTGGGCGCCAGCCTGGGCCACGACGGGGCGGCCAAGACCGGCATGATCTGGATGGTGATCTACTACCTGGTGATCACGTGCGGCGAGCTGTGCCTGTCGCCGATGGGCCTGTCGCTGGTCACCAAGCTGTCGCCCAAGCGCCTGGTCGGCCTGATGATGGGCGGCTGGTTCCTGTCGACCTCGATCGGCAACAAGCTGTCGGGCTTCATCAGCGGGCTCGAGCCGAGCACCCAGATGTTCGTCATCCTCGCCGTCGCGATCCTCGGCGTGGCCGGCTTCATCTTCGTGATGCTGCCGAAGCTCGACGCCGCCATCAAGAAGTACGGCGCCTGATCGCAGCGACATCCAACGCAGCAGGGGTCCCCGGACGACGGGGACCCCTTTTTATTGATGGAACGAAGTCACGAAATTTCGCAACGAGGCGCTCGCTCGCGAAATCTCGCGAGTCTCCGGGGTGGCGAAGTGACCTAACTTATTGTCCCACAAGGTGAATGATGGTTGCAGGTTTGGCACGGACCGTGCGTTAGGAGGGGTGAGGATCAAGGGGCGGTCGCTGGACCTGTATCTCCCTCCAACCCCCGCAGGCCCTATGGCCGCCCCCCACTCCCCGCGGGTGATGGACAGGACAACACAGCAGCTCGACACCTCCCGTATCAACGAAGACCGGAGCCGCCCAGGCTCCGGTCTTTTTCTCGTGCGGGCCGGCTCAGAAGTAGTAGTAGACGCCGACCTGGGGGAAGAGCATCAGCGTGTCCTTGTTCCCGCGGTCGATGAACGTCGCCTCGGCCTGCACCGCCGTGCGCTCGCCGAAGAGCCGCTCCAGCCCGACGCCGAAGCCCACGTTGAAGTGGTCACTGGTGCGGCCGGACTCCTGGTGGTAGAAGTGGGCGGCGCCGAGGCCGCAGTAGAGCTTGTCGCGCCCGCTCTGGCGCAGGATGTACTGCAGCTCCAGGCCCAGGTTGTGGCGCTTGTCGTTCTGGTTGTTCCAGATGCCGCCGCTGGCCTGGGCGTACAGCCACCAACGCACCGGGAACTTGTAGGCGAGCCCGACCCCGCTGCCGAGGCCGAGGTTCAACCCGAGCGCCTCGTACATCGGGTCGTCGAGCCGGTTCCAGTCGAGCGTCTGCGCGGACGCGGCGGTCGGCAGGGCGGAGATGGCGACGAGCGCCAGCAGGACGAGCAGCAGGATCCGCGGGCCGGGACGCATGGACGACCTCCGTGTCGAACGAACAGCTTGAGCATCAAGCCGGAAAACCCCGCCGAGCAACGACGTGTTCCCGAATCGTCACGATAGCACGCCCCCACTGCGACAGCATCAATTTCCGCCCAACGCCCCGCCCCTCCCCATTCCAGGGCCGTCCACACGACCCGTCGGGGGCGTCTGCCGGGTCCCGCAGCCAGGATGGCGGAGGGACCCGGCAGTCGAGCGCGCCGGACACAGGAGGTGTCCGGCGCGCGTTCCCCGACGGGTCGTGTGGACGGCCCCTTCTTAGGAGCAGCCGCTCGTGGCCGCACAATTGAGGCACTTGTAGCAAGCCCCGTTGCGCACCATGATCATCCCGCACTCCGGGCAGGGCGGCGCGTCCATCTCCTTCTGGAAGACGGTGCTTTGCCCCTCGTCCATGGTGATGCGGTTCGTGGGCTCGACGGCGTACGCGGGGTCCGGTCCGAGGCCCGTGTCGTACTCTGGGGTCTCGGTCGCCGGGCGCCGGCTCTTGCCGAACTTCAGCTCCATCCAACGGAACAGGTAGTCCATGATGGACTTGGCCATCGGGATCTCGGGGTTGGTGGTGAAGCCGCTCGGTTCGAAGCGCGAATGGCTGAACTTGGTGATCAGCACGTCCAGCGGCACGCCGTACTGCAGCATGATGGAGCAGGCGGTCGCGAAGGAATCCATGAGCCCGGAGACGACCGAGCCCTCCTTGGCCATCGCGATGAACATCTCGCCGGGCTGCCCGTTGGGGTAGAGCCCCACCGTGATGTACCCTTCGTGGCCGCCGATGCTGAACTTGTGGGTGACGGCCGTCCGCTCGTCCGGCAGGCGGATGCGGTGCGGCGCGGGCGGCGCCTGGCGGGTCTCCTCGGGCGTGGGGACCCGGGCCGCCGCGACCGGGCTCTCCGGCTTCTTGTCGCCGGTGTTCAGGGGCTGGGTCCGCTTCGAGCCGTCGCGGTAGATGGCCACGGCCTTGAGGCCCAGCTTCCAGGCCTCGAGGTAGGCCTCGGCGATCTCCTCGACCGTCGCGGACTGCGGCATGTTGACCGTCTTGCTGATCGCGCCGGACAGGAAGGGCTGCACGGCGGCCATCATCCGGATGTGGCCCTTGTAGTGGATCGAGCGCTTGCCCTGGGTGGGCCGGAAGGCGCAGTCGAAGACGGGCAGGTGCTCCTCCTTGAGGCCGGGCGCCCCCTCGATCGTCTCCTGCTCCTCGAGATGGGCCAGGATCGCGCGGCGCTCGTCGTCGCTGTAGCCGAGGCGCTCGAGCGCCTCGGGCACGGTGTTGTTGACGATCTTCAGGACGCCGCCGCCCACGAGCTTCTTGTACTTGATCAGGGCGATGTCCGGTTCGACGCCGGTGGTGTCGCAGTCCAGCATGAAGCCGATGGTGCCGGTCGGCGCCAGGACCGTGACCTGGGCGTTGCGGTAGCCGTAGTCGTAGCCGACGGTGTAGGCCTCGCTCCAGACCTCCCGCACGGCGGCCAGCAGGTCCTCGGGCACGCGGTGGGCGTTGATGCCGTTGATGTGGGAGCGGTGCTTCTGGATCACGCGCAGCATCGGTTCGCGGTTGGCGCCGTAGCCCTCGAAGGCGCCGAAGCGCTCGGCCATGCGGGCCGACGTGAGGTAGGCCTGACCGCACATCAGCGAGGTCAGCACGGCGGCGTAGTCGCGGCCCTCGTCGCTGTCGTAGGGCAGGCTGCGCGACATCAGCAGCGCGCCGAGGTTGGCGAAGCCCAGCCCGAGGGGGCGGAAGCGGCGGGAGTTCTCGGCGATGCTCGCGCGGGGGTAGCTGCTGCCGTCGACGAGGATCTCCATGGCGGTCAGCAGCGTGTCCACGGCGTGGCGGAAGCCCTCGATGTCGAACTCGCCGTCCTGGCGGCGGAACTTCATCAGGTTCAGCGACGCCAGGTTGCACGCGGAGTCGTTCAGGAACATGTACTCCGAGCACGGATTCGAACCGTGGATGCGGTCGGTGGCCGGACAGGTGTGCCAGTCGTTGATCGTGGTGTCGAACTGCAGGCCCGGGTCGCCGCAGACGTGGGTGCCCTCGGCGATCATGCGCATCAGCTCGCGGGCGCGGTAGGTCTGCATGGGCCGGCCGTCCTTGACGGCCGTCGTGGTCCAGGTCCGGTCGTCGACGATCGCCTGCATGAACTCGTCGCTGGCGCGGACGGAGTTGTTGGAGTTCTGAAAGAAGACCGAGCCGTAGGCCACGCCGTTGAACGAGCCGTCGTAGCCGGCGTCGATCAGGGCCCAGGCCTTGCGCTCCTCCTCCACCTTGCAGTTGATGAAGTCCACGATGTCGGGGTGGTCGGCGTTGAGCATGACCATCTTCGCGGCGCGGCGGGTCTTGCCGCCGGACTTGATCACGCCCGCGAAGGCGTCGTAGCCCTTCATGAACGACACCGGGCCCGAGGCCTCGCCGCCGGTGCTGAGCTTCTCCTTGCTGGAGCGCAGGGGCGAGAGGTTGGTGCCGGTC
Encoded proteins:
- a CDS encoding peptide MFS transporter; this translates as MAANTATAKGQPAGLRPLFFTEMWERLGFYLMLGILLLYITDSERGGLGFSTKLAAEIYGTYMAFVYFTPFIGGMIADRFLGFRRSVFIGGLLMAAGYFCLGVRSLPTFYAGLTLLCLGNGLFKPNISAMVGNLYTPDDPRRDSGFNIFYMGINIGASLSALLSAPLRNLWSFNLAFTAAGVGLLIGVVILSFNWRQLAKADRQTERSADDISFKQVILTILLPAGAFGVIGYFIGGRIPFIQNTVGAITCGFIVGMLPVITYFALIVRRASPAEKPGLTALIPVYVAGGAFFMILHLSGGLMTVFAERNTDRRAEWIPTATEFYAQKAMPSYFSNAGAELPRPDERTLLTVTAEDEAMFGARILSDRLVLTLGADAGLRVLQAESVPVDQRFLACKVVAASDVKISTGTDAHGVPTTTAKAAEGAAVLDEVVVARAIDGRDVPVLLVSPATREAVYKRADAGTPTLPPGKYVRLINAEMLTGLLNPLFVVLMTPVIVAFFTRLATRGRAVTTARKIFIGMLITTASLLIIALGASLGHDGAAKTGMIWMVIYYLVITCGELCLSPMGLSLVTKLSPKRLVGLMMGGWFLSTSIGNKLSGFISGLEPSTQMFVILAVAILGVAGFIFVMLPKLDAAIKKYGA
- a CDS encoding vitamin B12-dependent ribonucleotide reductase — its product is MTDRTEKKLEAAAGADRGMESRIVGRAAPELDLEDLTSAPEDLVAAVRPVVERRGLAFARRHTRPGVDPLDEVKWELRTASLQDAGGKTIFEQKDVEVPRNWSMMATNVVVQKYFRGGVGTPQRETSVRQLVSRVADTIAGWGRDQGCFASAEDAETFRAELSWLLVHQHAAFNSPVWFNVGVEETPQCSACFINSVHDSMESILDLAKTEGLLFKYGSGTGTNLSPLRSSKEKLSTGGEASGPVSFMKGYDAFAGVIKSGGKTRRAAKMVMLNADHPDIVDFINCKVEEERKAWALIDAGYDGSFNGVAYGSVFFQNSNNSVRASDEFMQAIVDDRTWTTTAVKDGRPMQTYRARELMRMIAEGTHVCGDPGLQFDTTINDWHTCPATDRIHGSNPCSEYMFLNDSACNLASLNLMKFRRQDGEFDIEGFRHAVDTLLTAMEILVDGSSYPRASIAENSRRFRPLGLGFANLGALLMSRSLPYDSDEGRDYAAVLTSLMCGQAYLTSARMAERFGAFEGYGANREPMLRVIQKHRSHINGINAHRVPEDLLAAVREVWSEAYTVGYDYGYRNAQVTVLAPTGTIGFMLDCDTTGVEPDIALIKYKKLVGGGVLKIVNNTVPEALERLGYSDDERRAILAHLEEQETIEGAPGLKEEHLPVFDCAFRPTQGKRSIHYKGHIRMMAAVQPFLSGAISKTVNMPQSATVEEIAEAYLEAWKLGLKAVAIYRDGSKRTQPLNTGDKKPESPVAAARVPTPEETRQAPPAPHRIRLPDERTAVTHKFSIGGHEGYITVGLYPNGQPGEMFIAMAKEGSVVSGLMDSFATACSIMLQYGVPLDVLITKFSHSRFEPSGFTTNPEIPMAKSIMDYLFRWMELKFGKSRRPATETPEYDTGLGPDPAYAVEPTNRITMDEGQSTVFQKEMDAPPCPECGMIMVRNGACYKCLNCAATSGCS